AATCTGGAAGATACGGATTATGATGCGGCTCTTGAGAGGCTTTTCAGCGCCGGATGGAAAAATATAAAGTTGTACTTCATGATAGGGCTTCCCACTGAGACAGAGCATGATATAGAAGGGATAATGAACATGGTAAGGCACGCTTCAAGGAAAGGCAGGGAGTTAACAAAGCGCAGTGTAAATATCAATGTCGGCATTTCCGCCTTTGTGCCTAAGCCGCATACTCCGTTTCAATGGCTTGGACAGATGCCTTTTAAAGAATTAAGAAAGAGGCAGGATTATCTCAGGAATACATTGCAGAGGGGCGGATTTAATTTCAAGGGACAGCATGTTGAAGTAAGCCTTCTTGAGGCGGCGCTGTCAAGGGGAGATTCGGATATGGCATTGCTTGTTGAGACCGCATGGAAGCTCGGCTGTACCTTTGACGGGTGGTCTGAGACATTTGATTTTCAGAAGTGGCTTAAGGCGGCTGAAATGACAGGCATTGATATAATGAGCCGGGCTGAAAGAGAGTATGAACTTGATGATAAGCTGCCGTGGGATATTATTGATACTGATGTTACAAAAGAATTTCTGATGAATGAATTTCAAAATGCGTTTAAGGAGCATACGACTGAAAACTGCAGGCAGGTCTGTCACAACTGCGGGCTGGGATGCGGAGAAAAGATTCAGGGGTTAGGAGTCAGGAGTCAGGAGTCAGAATATAACGTACGGCAGTCAGACATTATGCCTTCCTGCCGTACGGACACACATCACGCATTACCAATCCGGATAAGAATGGTTTTTTCAAAGACCGGAGCGCTGCGTTATCTCTCACACCTTGAAGTGGTCAGGGCGCTTCTCAGGGCAATGAAAAGGGCGGGAGTGCCGCTAACTTATACGAATGGTTTTCATCCGCTTCCAAAGGTATCATTCGGACCTGCGCTTTCTGTCGGCATTGAAGGGCTCAATGAATATTTTGACGCAGAGGTTTATGCCCCTGTGAATACGGGTGAAATTATTTCAAAGGTGAATGCTGTGCTTCCGGAAGGGCTTAGGATTGTACGCGCTTTGGCGCTTGGAGTCAGGGTAAAAATAAATGATGATTTTATTTTTAAATACGAATATGAAATAATATCTGACAAGACGCTTTTGAACAGGGACTTGCTCCTGAACTTTATGCAGAGCTCTCAGCATCTGATAACAAGAGAAGGAAGGACAATTGATATAAGGCAGATGGTTGAAGGGGCGGACATGGGTGATGGAATTTTAAGGCTTGCTATGAAGGATGCAGGCGGGACAAAAGTAAGGCTTTATGAAATACTTGAAGCTGTTTTCCGGTTGTCAAAAGACGAGTTGTATGGGCTTGAGATAAAAAGGACCGGTATTCATGCCGAAAGACAAAAACAATCAGATAAGCCTTCAATGACCGAAAGAGAGATGGAGAAAGCATGGCTAATGATATAGTGTTGAACGTAAACAGGGAAGAAACGAGGCTGGCGCTGCTTGAGTCAGGCCAGCTTGCCGAGCTGTACTTTGAAAAGAAAAAGGATATTAGTCCGGTAGGCAATATTTATAAAGGCAAGGTTGTGAAAATCCTGCCGGGCATGCAGTCTGCATTTGTTGACCTGGGAGTCGGAAAGGCCGCATTCCTGCATGTTGCCGATGTGTATTCAAATTTTGACTATTCCCTGTTTGGCGAGGATATAACAGATGTATTTCCGCCCCATCTGGTAAAGATTGAAGAGCTTTTGCAGGAAGGGCAGGACATTGTTGTGCAGGTTTCAAAAGATTCCATCGGCACAAAGGGCGCAAGGGTGACGTCGTATATAACCCTTCCGGGAAGGTATCTTGTGCTTATGCCCGGGGTTGAGCATATCGGAATTTCAAGAAGGATTCTTGATGAGAATGAGCGGACGAGGCTCAAGGAAATCGTCAACAGCATTAAGCGTCCGGGTTTCGGCCTTATTGTGAGGACGGCAAGCGAAGGATGCACTGAAGAAGAGCTTAAAAAAGATATAGAATTTCTGATGTTATTATGGGAGAATATTCAGCAGAAGAAGGACAAAGTCGGCGCACCGCATATCCTTTACAATGATTTTGACATTGTGCTCAGAGGTGTGAGGGACCTGCTCGGGCATTCTGTGAACAGGGTAATTATTGACTCAAAGGCTGAGTATAAAAGAGTCGTTGATTTTGTTAATACCTATTTCCCGAAGCTTATATCAAGGATAGAGATTTATGACAGCCCCGAACCTATTTTTGATTTCTTCGGCATTGAGCTTGAAATACCCAAGGCGCTCGGCAGGAAGGTGTGGCTCAAATCAGGCGGATATATCCTTATTGACCAGACAGAGGCGCTGATTGCAATAGATGTAAATACAGGGAAATACGTCGGCAAGGTGACGCTTGAAGATACAATACTTAAGACCAACCTTGAGGCTGTAAAAGAGATTGCGTATCAGATACGGCTCAGAAATCTGGGCGGCATAATAATCATAGACTTTATTGACATGGAAAAAGAGGAAAACAGAAAGAAGCTGTTTACCGCATTTCAGGAGGCCATGACTAAAGACCGCGCAAAAAGCACAATACTTCAGGTTTCTGAGTTAGGGCTTATTGAAATGACAAGGAAAAGGGTGAGGGAGAGCCTTGGAAGGTCTCTCTGCGAGCCTTGTTCTTATTGCGAGGGAAAGGGTTTTGTAAAATCCCCGGTAACCGTTTGTTATGAGATATTCAGGG
The window above is part of the Nitrospirota bacterium genome. Proteins encoded here:
- a CDS encoding TIGR03960 family B12-binding radical SAM protein, coding for MNIAHFQKPSRYAGSEVNIIRKGQEARVKAALCFPDTYEIGMSHLGLKVLYSIINNIPYASAERVFAPWIDYEKYLRQKGELLSSLESRRPLKDFDIVGFSLQYELSYTNVLNMLDLGGIPVRAEARGDEYPLIIAGGPCAANPMPLAPFIDAFVIGDGEEAVKEIIDVYERVRGQRQRKEFRIQNSEFRSKDELLKALSELEGVYVPAVHKPDRRRIKRRIVENLDEAHFPEATVVPFNSIVHDRIAIEVARGCAEGCRFCQAGIIYRPVRERSPEKILSLAHKLIANTGYEEVSFTSLSTGDYSCLLPLIKTFNRVFLNQRIAISLPSLRVGSVSRDVLDEIKSVRKTGFTIAPEAGTKRLRNVINKNLEDTDYDAALERLFSAGWKNIKLYFMIGLPTETEHDIEGIMNMVRHASRKGRELTKRSVNINVGISAFVPKPHTPFQWLGQMPFKELRKRQDYLRNTLQRGGFNFKGQHVEVSLLEAALSRGDSDMALLVETAWKLGCTFDGWSETFDFQKWLKAAEMTGIDIMSRAEREYELDDKLPWDIIDTDVTKEFLMNEFQNAFKEHTTENCRQVCHNCGLGCGEKIQGLGVRSQESEYNVRQSDIMPSCRTDTHHALPIRIRMVFSKTGALRYLSHLEVVRALLRAMKRAGVPLTYTNGFHPLPKVSFGPALSVGIEGLNEYFDAEVYAPVNTGEIISKVNAVLPEGLRIVRALALGVRVKINDDFIFKYEYEIISDKTLLNRDLLLNFMQSSQHLITREGRTIDIRQMVEGADMGDGILRLAMKDAGGTKVRLYEILEAVFRLSKDELYGLEIKRTGIHAERQKQSDKPSMTEREMEKAWLMI
- a CDS encoding Rne/Rng family ribonuclease, whose protein sequence is MANDIVLNVNREETRLALLESGQLAELYFEKKKDISPVGNIYKGKVVKILPGMQSAFVDLGVGKAAFLHVADVYSNFDYSLFGEDITDVFPPHLVKIEELLQEGQDIVVQVSKDSIGTKGARVTSYITLPGRYLVLMPGVEHIGISRRILDENERTRLKEIVNSIKRPGFGLIVRTASEGCTEEELKKDIEFLMLLWENIQQKKDKVGAPHILYNDFDIVLRGVRDLLGHSVNRVIIDSKAEYKRVVDFVNTYFPKLISRIEIYDSPEPIFDFFGIELEIPKALGRKVWLKSGGYILIDQTEALIAIDVNTGKYVGKVTLEDTILKTNLEAVKEIAYQIRLRNLGGIIIIDFIDMEKEENRKKLFTAFQEAMTKDRAKSTILQVSELGLIEMTRKRVRESLGRSLCEPCSYCEGKGFVKSPVTVCYEIFRELRKIGSDEKNGKIIVTVHPQVADLFYEEEREGVDEIEKTYSLKLIIKADKNFHQEYYEITTA